A single Entelurus aequoreus isolate RoL-2023_Sb linkage group LG11, RoL_Eaeq_v1.1, whole genome shotgun sequence DNA region contains:
- the gpatch3 gene encoding G patch domain-containing protein 3, translated as MADCHGVSPVFFVVSNIPVTFHSADLRNYFSQFIESGGFHCFHYRHRPEVLREPQGCGDSEEDGYKSSGSDMAAANANNNDKKRETVKSCCCVVSAHGKEADRFARMYGGNHWIDSKGSWLSGRCVVKRVKVSQHNENSQFPYKTRYEQRQRVAETEHFTITDLNSLSELNPPALMQNGNVGTPVKVFLQLIQSCRLPSRLIRKLGLTFPKTGSNRRYGNVPFQYQDTCTLPATEETVLTAGGHEISGPGAFAARMSTQTQQAGDCETTESDDPQGDEEEKDVESNSDDDDDFCEEWERHEALHDDITSQERSKERLYEEEIELKWEKGGSGLVFYTDAQYWQKDEGDFDEQTTDDWDVDMSVYYEKDGGDMDARDYVRMRLEKRLREGLESGVAHNQAIGSFEKFTKGFGRRVMEKQGWKDGEGLGSSQIGISEALENEGKHPRCKRGFGYHGEKLNLHNAKRPRKEFLVSTIYDKPKDMDKGDSLLRRQPNTGMKYRGWQPSGSGRSQR; from the exons ATGGCAGACTGTCATGGCGTATCTCCCGTGTTTTTCGTTGTTAGCAACATTCCTGTCACTTTTCACTCAGCGGACCTCAGGAATTATTTCAGCCAGTTTATAGAAAGCGGCGGCTTCCACTGTTTTCATTATCGCCACCGACCAGAGGTGCTCAGGGAGCCGCAAGGTTGTGGGGATAGCGAGGAGGACGGCTACAAGTCTTCGGGCAGCGACATGGCagctgctaatgctaacaacaacgACAAGAAAAGAGAGACTGTCAAATCTTGCTGTTGTGTCGTGTCTGCTCACGGAAAAGAAGCTGACAGATTCGCCAGGATGTACGGAGGGAACCATTGGATCGATTCGAAGGGCAGCTGGTTGTCCGGAAGATGTGTTGTTAAAAGAGTGAAGGTTTCACAACACAACG aaAATTCGCAATTTCCGTATAAGACGAGGTATGAGCAGCGGCAAAGGGTGGCCGAAACCGAGCATTTCACCATCACTGACCTCAACAGCTTATCGGAGCTCAATCCACCTGCCCTAATGCAGAATGGAAACGTGGGCACGCcagtcaaagtcttcctgcagCTCATCCAGTCCTGTCGCCTCCCTTCACGCCTCATCCGGAAGTTGGGCCTCACTTTCCCCAAGACCGGCTCCAACCGTCGTTATGGAAACGTGCCTTTCCAGTACCAGGACACTTGCACACTACCAGCCACAGAAGAGACTGTTTTAACCGCTGGTGGGCATGAGATATCGGGGCCGGGTGCCTTTGCAGCTCGGATGTCAACACAGACGCAGCAGGCTGGTGACTGTGAGACAACAGAGAGCGATGATCCACAGGGAGACGAAGAAGAGAAGGATGTTGAATCAAATTCAGATGat GATGACGACTTCTGTGAGGAGTGGGAGCGTCATGAAGCGCTGCATGATGACATCACGAGCCAAGAGCGAAGCAAAGAGAGGCTGTATGAAGAAGAAATTGAGTTGAAGTGGGAAAAGGGTGGGTCAGGCTTGGTGTTCTACACTGATGCCCAGTACTGGCAAAAAGACGAAGGAG ATTTTGATGAGCAAACAACAGATGACTGGGATGTTGACATGAGTGTCTACTATGAAAAAG ACGGTGGTGACATGGATGCTCGTGACTATGTCCGAATGCGACTTGAGAAAAGGTTAAGAGAAGGTCTTGAATCTGGAGTGGCACACAATCAGGCCATTGGCAGTTTTGAAAAGTTCACAAAG GGCTTTGGTCGCCGTGTGATGGAGAAGCAGGGCTGGAAGGACGGCGAAGGCTTGGGGAGCAGTCAAATTGGGATTTCAGAAGCCCTGGAAAATGAAGGCAAACATCCACGCTGCAAACGAGGGTTCGG gtatCACGGTGAAAAGTTAAATTTACATAATGCTAAAAGACCTAGAAAAGAATTTCTTGTGTCTACAATCTATGATAAACCCAAAGACATGGATAAAGGCGACAGCTTGCTCAGACGTCAACCAAATACCGGCATGAAGTACAGAGGCTGGCAGCCAAGTGGCAGCGGTCGATCACAaagatga